A window of bacterium contains these coding sequences:
- a CDS encoding S26 family signal peptidase, producing the protein MIDIQKPNKDYNLKRSLIAFGLFVCFAFFIAISFRLAVVRGESMEPTLHNGSIVVITRAYWLFGPPRENDVVVLNHDDGLLIKRIRRFESSISGPPRIFVQGDNMRVSWDSRDFGFISSDEIVGKVLMYSGNPPVSAIPLSPKKSPEGFGGVALAQTFSRPN; encoded by the coding sequence ATGATTGATATCCAAAAGCCTAACAAGGATTACAACCTAAAACGAAGCCTAATCGCCTTTGGGCTATTTGTTTGCTTTGCTTTCTTTATTGCAATAAGTTTTCGGTTGGCTGTCGTGCGTGGGGAGTCGATGGAACCTACGCTTCACAACGGCAGTATTGTTGTCATCACACGCGCCTATTGGCTATTTGGCCCTCCCCGCGAAAACGATGTGGTCGTTCTCAATCACGATGATGGTCTGCTGATTAAGCGCATTCGCCGTTTTGAGAGTTCCATTAGCGGTCCCCCAAGGATCTTTGTTCAAGGTGATAATATGAGAGTTTCTTGGGATAGCCGTGATTTTGGGTTTATCTCATCGGATGAAATCGTCGGCAAAGTGCTTATGTATTCAGGCAATCCGCCCGTGAGCGCTATTCCATTAAGCCCTAAAAAATCACCTGAAGGTTTTGGAGGGGTTGCTTTGGCACAAACCTTCTCCAGGCCTAAC